One Methylocaldum marinum DNA window includes the following coding sequences:
- the cbiB gene encoding adenosylcobinamide-phosphate synthase CbiB — translation MTAILAIFAVLLDGLLGEPRRFHPLVGFGRLAEALEARWNSVLDRQGTRARFLGVIAVLLLTAPFTAFAAWLESIPMFGAAFGVLALYAALGLRSLGEHAEAVETALAADDLAEARRRVGYMVSRDTGDMKADDVARAAVESVLENGNDAVFGALFWFMVAGAPGAVLYRLANTLDAMWGYKSERFFHFGWAAARLDDALNYVPARLAALTYALLGDARQALYCWRTQAGGWESPNAGPVMASGAGTLRLALGGPARYRGEWHVRPALGYGNPPGAADIRHAADLVRRGVWLWLALFFIGGWLDA, via the coding sequence ATGACCGCAATCTTGGCCATATTTGCCGTGCTGCTCGACGGTCTCCTGGGCGAACCCCGCCGTTTTCACCCCCTGGTGGGCTTCGGACGGCTGGCGGAAGCGCTGGAAGCCCGGTGGAATTCCGTGCTCGATAGGCAGGGAACCCGTGCGCGATTTTTGGGCGTCATCGCGGTTTTGTTGCTGACGGCTCCGTTCACGGCATTTGCAGCCTGGCTGGAATCCATTCCCATGTTCGGCGCCGCATTCGGCGTTTTGGCACTGTACGCTGCATTGGGGCTCAGGAGTCTAGGCGAACATGCCGAAGCGGTGGAAACCGCTCTAGCGGCTGATGATCTGGCCGAGGCGCGGCGGCGGGTGGGCTACATGGTGAGCCGCGACACCGGCGACATGAAAGCCGATGATGTCGCGCGCGCCGCCGTCGAATCGGTGCTGGAGAACGGCAACGACGCCGTGTTCGGCGCTCTATTCTGGTTCATGGTGGCGGGCGCGCCCGGCGCGGTGCTGTACCGGCTGGCGAATACCCTGGACGCCATGTGGGGCTATAAGAGCGAACGATTCTTTCATTTCGGTTGGGCGGCGGCGCGGCTGGACGATGCGCTGAATTATGTTCCCGCGAGGCTGGCGGCGTTGACCTATGCACTCTTGGGCGACGCTCGGCAGGCTCTGTATTGCTGGCGCACGCAGGCCGGTGGATGGGAGAGCCCGAACGCCGGACCGGTCATGGCCTCGGGCGCCGGGACTTTGCGGCTCGCGCTCGGCGGGCCGGCCCGTTATCGCGGCGAATGGCATGTACGCCCAGCCTTGGGATACGGAAACCCGCCCGGCGCGGCGGACATTCGACATGCCGCGGATCTGGTCCGGCGAGGAGTATGGCTGTGGTTGGCCTTGTTTTTTATAGGAGGATGGCTCGATGCTTGA
- a CDS encoding cobalamin-binding protein produces MNPKLLPERIVCLTEETTETLYLLGEEHRIVGISGFTVRPPRARKEKPKVSAFTSAKIDKILDLQPDLVLGFSNLQADIARDLIKAGVTVHVFNHRSVDGILAKIRTLGALVGAEDKARALIDSLSAHVETVRRGAESLPVRPRVYFEEWDQPLISGILWVSELIALAGGENVFAGLAAQPLAGSRIIHDPQEVVRRAPDIIVGSWCGKKFRPEQVAVRAGWEAISAVRDGELHEIKSSDILQPGPAALTDGLDRLAGIIRHWAENRA; encoded by the coding sequence GGAACGCATCGTCTGCCTGACCGAGGAAACCACGGAGACGCTCTATTTATTGGGCGAGGAACACCGCATCGTCGGCATTTCCGGGTTTACCGTTCGGCCGCCGCGTGCGCGCAAGGAAAAGCCCAAGGTCTCTGCCTTCACTAGCGCCAAAATCGACAAGATCCTGGATTTGCAACCCGATTTGGTGCTGGGGTTTTCCAATCTGCAGGCGGACATCGCCCGCGACCTCATCAAGGCGGGCGTAACGGTACACGTGTTCAACCACCGCTCGGTGGACGGGATTCTCGCCAAGATCCGGACGCTGGGTGCACTGGTGGGGGCCGAGGACAAGGCACGGGCCTTGATCGATAGCCTTAGCGCGCATGTTGAAACCGTACGCCGTGGCGCCGAGTCGCTGCCGGTCCGTCCCAGGGTCTATTTCGAGGAATGGGACCAGCCCCTGATCTCCGGCATTCTTTGGGTGTCCGAACTCATCGCGCTCGCCGGCGGAGAGAACGTCTTTGCTGGTCTCGCTGCACAGCCGCTGGCCGGCAGCCGCATCATTCACGATCCGCAGGAGGTGGTCCGGCGCGCGCCGGATATCATCGTCGGCTCCTGGTGCGGAAAGAAATTCCGGCCCGAGCAGGTGGCGGTGCGTGCCGGTTGGGAAGCGATTTCAGCGGTGCGTGACGGCGAGCTTCACGAGATCAAATCCAGCGATATCCTTCAGCCCGGCCCCGCGGCATTGACAGACGGACTGGACCGACTGGCGGGCATCATCCGGCATTGGGCGGAGAATCGGGCATGA